Proteins co-encoded in one Acidithiobacillus caldus ATCC 51756 genomic window:
- the lepA gene encoding translation elongation factor 4: MSEQSLIRNFSIIAHVDHGKSTLADQFIRLCGALSDREMSQQVLDSMDIERERGITIKAQSVRLNYRADDGKLYAFNLIDTPGHVDFSYEVSRSLAACEGALLVVDASQGVEAQSVANCYTAMEHDLEIIPVLNKIDLPAADPERVRREIEEIVGLPAADAILASAKEGIGIREILEQVVRQIPPPRGERDAPLQALIIDSWFDNYVGTVVLVRVVNGSLRAGQKIRTMAGQKDYVVEKVGVFTPKALIVPELETGAVGFVIAGVRSIDGARVGDTLTDASRPAAQPLPGFRQVQPQVFTGLYPVDSSDYESFREALQKLRLNDSALQFEPETSQALGFGFRCGFLGLLHMEIVQERLEREYGLELISTAPTVVYEVETTDGSVLHISNPADLPVPNRIHDIREPVILANILTPEAYLGPVITLCEERRGRQKNLQFTGGQVMVSYELPLNEVVLDFFDRLKSVSRGYASMDYEFARFESGPLVKMDVLINGEKLDALSWIVHRDFAERRGRELVGRLKELIPRQMFEVAIQAAIGAKIIARETVKALRKNVLAKCYGGDITRKRKLLEKQKEGKKRMKQVGHVEIPQEAFLAILQSDKR, encoded by the coding sequence ATGAGCGAACAGTCCCTCATCCGTAACTTCTCCATCATCGCCCACGTGGATCACGGCAAGTCCACCCTGGCGGATCAGTTCATTCGCCTGTGCGGTGCCTTGAGCGATCGCGAAATGTCGCAGCAGGTGCTCGACAGCATGGATATCGAGCGGGAGCGGGGCATCACCATCAAGGCTCAGAGCGTACGCCTGAACTACCGGGCCGACGATGGCAAGCTCTACGCCTTCAACCTCATCGACACTCCGGGTCACGTGGACTTTTCCTACGAGGTCAGCCGCTCCCTCGCCGCCTGCGAGGGCGCGCTGCTGGTGGTGGATGCCTCTCAGGGTGTGGAGGCGCAAAGTGTGGCCAATTGCTACACGGCCATGGAGCACGATCTGGAGATCATCCCGGTGCTCAACAAGATCGATCTGCCCGCCGCAGATCCCGAGCGGGTGCGGCGGGAAATCGAGGAGATCGTCGGTCTCCCGGCCGCCGATGCCATTCTGGCCAGCGCCAAGGAGGGTATCGGTATCCGCGAAATCCTCGAGCAGGTGGTGCGGCAGATTCCGCCACCGCGGGGGGAGCGCGATGCCCCGCTGCAGGCCCTCATCATCGACTCCTGGTTCGACAATTACGTGGGTACGGTAGTACTGGTACGGGTGGTCAACGGCAGCCTGCGCGCCGGACAGAAGATTCGGACCATGGCGGGACAGAAGGACTATGTGGTGGAGAAGGTGGGAGTCTTCACGCCCAAGGCCTTGATCGTTCCGGAACTGGAGACCGGAGCGGTCGGCTTTGTCATCGCTGGAGTGCGCAGCATCGATGGCGCGCGGGTGGGGGATACGCTCACGGACGCCAGCCGGCCGGCGGCGCAGCCCTTGCCCGGCTTTCGCCAGGTGCAGCCGCAGGTCTTCACCGGTCTCTACCCGGTGGACTCCAGCGATTACGAGAGTTTTCGCGAGGCACTGCAAAAGCTGCGGCTCAACGATTCGGCGCTGCAGTTCGAACCTGAGACCTCCCAGGCCCTGGGGTTTGGTTTTCGCTGCGGCTTTCTGGGCCTGCTGCACATGGAAATCGTGCAGGAGCGCCTGGAGCGGGAGTACGGCCTGGAACTCATCAGCACGGCACCCACCGTGGTGTACGAGGTAGAGACCACCGATGGCAGTGTCCTGCACATCTCCAATCCCGCCGATCTGCCAGTGCCCAATCGCATACACGATATCCGCGAGCCCGTCATTCTTGCCAATATTCTCACGCCCGAGGCTTACCTTGGCCCGGTGATCACCCTTTGTGAGGAGCGTCGTGGGCGGCAAAAGAATCTGCAGTTCACGGGTGGTCAGGTCATGGTCAGTTACGAGTTGCCCCTGAACGAGGTCGTCCTGGATTTTTTTGACCGTCTCAAATCCGTTAGCCGTGGCTATGCTTCCATGGACTATGAGTTCGCCCGCTTCGAAAGTGGCCCCCTGGTCAAGATGGACGTCCTCATCAATGGCGAAAAGCTGGACGCCCTCTCCTGGATCGTCCACCGCGACTTTGCCGAGCGCCGTGGGCGTGAGTTGGTGGGCAGGCTCAAGGAACTCATTCCCCGGCAGATGTTCGAAGTGGCCATACAGGCGGCCATAGGCGCCAAGATCATCGCCCGCGAAACGGTCAAGGCGCTGCGCAAGAACGTCTTGGCCAAATGCTACGGCGGCGACATCACCCGCAAACGCAAGCTTTTGGAAAAACAGAAAGAAGGCAAGAAACGGATGAAACAGGTGGGGCACGTGGAGATCCCGCAGGAGGCTTTCTTGGCCATCCTTCAGAGCGATAAACGTTGA
- the acpS gene encoding holo-ACP synthase — translation MIVGLGCDLIAVARMAALHERYGERLQQRLLAATELGELPPGPGVAAFLARRFAAKEAALKALGTGLRAGIRWVDLKVVHDSLGRPELQFAGAAQQRLRALARRPGVWLSISDERAYALATVVIEDRDPPREGV, via the coding sequence GTGATCGTCGGCCTCGGCTGTGACCTCATCGCGGTGGCCCGCATGGCGGCACTCCACGAGCGCTACGGTGAGCGTCTGCAGCAGCGACTGCTGGCGGCGACGGAACTTGGCGAGCTACCGCCGGGGCCGGGCGTCGCCGCTTTCCTGGCCCGTCGCTTTGCCGCCAAGGAGGCAGCGCTCAAGGCCCTGGGTACGGGTTTGCGGGCGGGGATCCGCTGGGTCGATCTGAAGGTCGTGCACGACTCCCTCGGCCGGCCCGAACTGCAGTTTGCCGGGGCTGCCCAACAGCGCCTGCGCGCGTTGGCCAGACGTCCCGGGGTCTGGCTCAGCATCAGCGACGAACGGGCCTACGCCCTGGCCACGGTCGTCATTGAAGATCGGGATCCGCCTCGGGAGGGGGTTTAG
- the rnc gene encoding ribonuclease III — protein sequence MKSLERLQQAIGYVFQDEVLLRQALTHRSAGAQHNERLEFLGDAALNFVVAAELYARFPKVSEGNLSRMRARLVREETLAQVAGEIALADSLILGPGELRSGGARRDSIRADALEAIIGAAYLDGGFAAAQGIVRQLIVPLMTEALGDEELRDPKTRLQEFLQGQGKPLPSYSLVEEKGQAHERRFVARCSVQGVPATDAEAGSRRKAEQQAAQQMLEQLQKSPAGQQRHAG from the coding sequence ATGAAATCATTGGAACGATTGCAACAGGCCATCGGTTATGTGTTTCAGGACGAGGTACTCCTGCGCCAGGCCCTCACCCACCGCAGCGCCGGCGCCCAGCACAACGAACGTCTGGAGTTTCTGGGCGATGCGGCCCTGAATTTTGTGGTGGCGGCGGAGCTCTACGCCCGTTTCCCCAAGGTCAGTGAGGGCAACCTGTCGCGCATGCGGGCGCGTTTGGTGCGGGAGGAGACCCTGGCCCAGGTGGCGGGCGAGATCGCGCTGGCCGATTCCCTCATTCTCGGACCGGGGGAGCTGCGTTCCGGGGGCGCGCGGCGCGACTCCATCCGCGCCGATGCCTTGGAGGCGATCATCGGTGCGGCCTACCTGGACGGAGGCTTTGCCGCCGCCCAGGGGATCGTGCGTCAGCTCATCGTCCCCCTGATGACCGAGGCCTTGGGCGACGAGGAACTGCGCGACCCCAAGACGCGGCTGCAAGAATTTCTTCAGGGTCAGGGTAAGCCCTTGCCGAGCTACAGTCTGGTGGAAGAAAAAGGCCAGGCGCACGAACGCCGCTTTGTCGCGCGGTGCAGCGTTCAGGGGGTGCCCGCCACCGACGCCGAGGCCGGCAGCCGCCGCAAGGCTGAACAACAGGCCGCGCAGCAGATGCTGGAGCAATTGCAGAAGTCGCCCGCAGGTCAGCAGCGGCATGCCGGCTGA
- the pdxJ gene encoding pyridoxine 5'-phosphate synthase: MVALGVNIDHVATLRQARGTIYPDPLEAAFVAERFGADAITAHLREDRRHMQERDIRLLRQCLRTRLNLEMAVSEDILGLAEELQPSDCCLVPERRAELTTEGGLDVCQGRERIGLACARLAAVGVRVSLFVDPERRQLEAAAEVGAPVVELHTGPYANACTRAQQRDELAKLREAAQHAAGLGLRVHAGHGLDYPNVQAVAAIPEVRELNIGHAIVAHALFVGLGPAVAEMKRLLREARG; the protein is encoded by the coding sequence ATGGTAGCGCTGGGCGTCAATATCGACCACGTGGCAACGCTGAGGCAGGCGCGCGGCACGATCTATCCCGATCCCCTGGAGGCCGCTTTTGTAGCGGAACGTTTCGGTGCCGACGCCATCACCGCCCATCTGCGCGAGGATCGGCGGCACATGCAAGAGCGCGACATCCGCCTGTTGCGCCAGTGCCTGCGCACCCGTCTCAATCTGGAGATGGCCGTCAGCGAGGATATCCTCGGCCTTGCCGAGGAGCTGCAGCCCAGCGATTGTTGTCTGGTACCGGAGCGGCGTGCCGAGTTGACCACGGAGGGCGGGCTGGACGTCTGTCAGGGCCGCGAACGCATCGGCCTTGCCTGTGCGCGTCTGGCGGCGGTCGGCGTGCGGGTGTCGCTTTTCGTCGATCCCGAGCGGCGCCAGCTAGAGGCGGCGGCGGAAGTGGGTGCGCCGGTGGTGGAGTTGCACACGGGCCCCTATGCCAATGCGTGCACGCGTGCCCAGCAGCGCGACGAGCTGGCCAAGCTCCGCGAAGCGGCACAGCATGCGGCGGGACTGGGTCTGCGGGTGCATGCCGGGCACGGTCTGGATTATCCCAATGTGCAAGCGGTGGCGGCCATTCCCGAGGTCCGGGAGCTCAACATCGGTCACGCCATCGTTGCCCACGCGCTCTTCGTTGGCCTTGGGCCGGCGGTGGCCGAAATGAAGCGGCTCCTGCGCGAGGCCCGCGGGTGA
- the era gene encoding GTPase Era has protein sequence MPADDTVARCGAVALVGRPNVGKSTLLNHLIGQKISITAPRPQTTRDQILGVWTRGQAQILFLDTPGVHRGYRRLNRHLLRATRAALDGADLGILVVEALLWTAADAEALRWLEQRSIPLLAVVNKVDRVRGKARLLPYLAELGRRAPFLEILPLSARRAQDAERLAGRILPHLPPGPPRFAADTLTDRPLRFLAAEFVREQIFRQLGAEVPYDTAVAIERYTVTEDDRHEIEATIYCRRPGQKAILVGEGGQRLKQIGSRARQAIEELTGSRVWLGLWVKEKEDWDDDRSLLHELGYGD, from the coding sequence ATGCCGGCTGACGACACCGTCGCGCGCTGTGGCGCGGTAGCCCTGGTGGGCCGTCCCAATGTCGGCAAATCGACCCTCCTCAATCACCTCATCGGCCAGAAAATCAGTATCACCGCGCCGCGGCCACAGACGACCCGGGATCAGATACTGGGAGTCTGGACGCGCGGACAGGCGCAGATACTTTTTCTCGATACGCCTGGAGTGCACCGCGGTTATCGACGGCTCAACCGCCACCTGCTGCGTGCCACCCGTGCGGCGCTGGACGGTGCCGATCTGGGAATTCTGGTGGTGGAGGCACTGCTGTGGACGGCGGCCGATGCCGAGGCCTTGCGCTGGCTGGAGCAGCGCTCCATCCCACTGCTTGCGGTGGTGAACAAGGTAGATCGGGTGCGCGGCAAGGCCCGCCTGCTCCCCTATCTGGCAGAGCTCGGCCGGCGTGCCCCATTCCTCGAAATCCTGCCCCTCAGCGCCCGCCGTGCCCAGGATGCAGAGCGGCTTGCCGGACGTATCCTGCCGCACCTGCCGCCGGGACCGCCGCGCTTTGCCGCCGATACGCTGACGGATCGTCCCCTGCGTTTTCTTGCGGCGGAGTTTGTCCGGGAGCAGATCTTTCGGCAACTGGGCGCCGAAGTTCCCTACGATACCGCCGTCGCCATCGAACGCTACACCGTCACCGAGGACGATCGCCACGAGATCGAGGCGACCATCTACTGCCGTCGCCCGGGACAGAAGGCCATCCTCGTCGGTGAGGGCGGTCAGCGTCTCAAGCAGATCGGCAGCCGCGCGCGCCAGGCCATCGAGGAGTTGACGGGCAGTCGGGTGTGGCTGGGTCTCTGGGTCAAGGAAAAGGAGGACTGGGACGACGATCGCAGCCTGCTCCATGAGCTGGGTTATGGAGACTGA
- the recO gene encoding DNA repair protein RecO → METEGEDHAFVLHRYPFSDSSLVLEVITAGHGRLGLLARGARRPRSALGGLEAGRPFVLRWRGRGELPTLVSADEVAPARLPGPWQGLCLFYVNELVLRLTVRNDPVPELFAAYAEVLEDLWAGARATWHLRRFEQRLLRALGWAADLPYCTVCGTAWKLGSDAWSQGPGAAPRCPLHAEPGGLILTDAMIQWLSGSMIQAPVSSIQDPLRRYLRAQIDELLDGRPLESRRLLAAYLRRQKDSGRQTW, encoded by the coding sequence ATGGAGACTGAGGGCGAAGACCACGCTTTTGTCCTGCATCGTTACCCCTTTTCCGACAGCAGCCTGGTGCTGGAGGTAATCACCGCTGGTCACGGGCGTCTGGGTCTCTTGGCGCGCGGCGCGCGCAGACCGCGTTCGGCCCTGGGCGGTCTCGAAGCTGGGCGCCCCTTTGTGCTGCGCTGGCGTGGCCGGGGCGAACTACCGACCCTGGTGAGTGCCGACGAAGTGGCTCCGGCGCGCCTGCCCGGTCCCTGGCAGGGGCTCTGCCTTTTTTACGTCAACGAACTGGTGCTGCGACTCACGGTACGCAACGACCCCGTACCGGAACTTTTCGCGGCCTATGCCGAGGTGCTGGAGGACCTGTGGGCGGGTGCGCGGGCGACCTGGCATTTGCGCCGCTTCGAGCAACGACTGCTTCGGGCGCTGGGCTGGGCGGCGGACCTGCCGTACTGTACCGTCTGCGGCACGGCCTGGAAGCTAGGCTCGGATGCCTGGAGCCAAGGCCCTGGGGCGGCCCCGCGCTGTCCGCTCCACGCCGAGCCTGGGGGTCTGATCCTTACGGATGCCATGATCCAGTGGTTGAGCGGCAGCATGATACAAGCGCCAGTATCCTCCATTCAGGACCCCCTGCGGCGCTATCTGCGGGCCCAGATCGACGAGCTCCTGGACGGACGCCCACTGGAGAGTCGTCGGCTCCTTGCGGCATACTTACGGCGGCAAAAGGATTCGGGGAGACAAACATGGTAG
- the lepB gene encoding signal peptidase I, with protein MDFTLGLFLAVVLTGLVWLLDIVFFRARRAPNTKESVVVEYARSFFPVLLVVFLIRAFLFEPFQVPSGSMIPTIRVGDFLLVNKFAYGLRLPLIHTELTHGGPVQAGDIMVFRYPKNPRIDYIKRVIGLPGDTIEVKGNDLYINGKLVPQKYIGPFAYRPEGQGDRGMVIPTKEYAQTIGGHTFHIIEFDTPEAHMDFGPYKVPPNCYFMMGDDRDNSNDSRFWGCVPRANIVGKAMFVWFSWDSENWSIRWNQIGRALDGPHN; from the coding sequence ATGGATTTTACGCTGGGTTTGTTTCTGGCTGTGGTGCTCACCGGACTCGTCTGGCTGTTGGATATCGTATTCTTCCGCGCCCGTCGCGCACCGAACACGAAAGAGTCGGTGGTGGTGGAATACGCCCGCAGCTTCTTTCCCGTGCTGCTCGTGGTGTTTTTGATCCGTGCCTTTCTCTTCGAGCCCTTTCAGGTGCCCTCGGGTTCGATGATCCCCACCATCCGGGTGGGCGATTTTCTGCTCGTCAACAAGTTTGCCTATGGTCTACGCTTACCGCTGATCCACACGGAACTGACCCACGGCGGGCCGGTGCAAGCCGGCGACATCATGGTATTCCGTTATCCCAAAAATCCGCGCATCGATTACATCAAGCGCGTCATTGGCCTGCCCGGTGATACCATCGAGGTCAAAGGCAACGATCTGTATATCAATGGCAAGCTCGTGCCGCAGAAATACATCGGCCCCTTTGCCTACCGTCCCGAAGGGCAGGGCGATCGCGGCATGGTCATTCCCACCAAGGAATATGCCCAGACCATCGGCGGCCACACCTTCCACATCATCGAATTCGATACGCCAGAAGCGCATATGGATTTCGGTCCCTACAAGGTACCGCCCAATTGCTATTTCATGATGGGGGATGACCGCGACAACAGTAACGATAGCCGCTTCTGGGGCTGCGTACCGCGTGCCAACATCGTCGGCAAGGCCATGTTCGTCTGGTTTTCCTGGGACAGTGAAAACTGGTCCATACGCTGGAATCAGATCGGGCGGGCCCTGGACGGTCCGCACAACTGA
- a CDS encoding UDP-glucose dehydrogenase family protein, with protein sequence MRVTVIGTGYVGLVTGACLAQVGNRVLCIDVDAQKVAHLQQGQVPIHEPDLPEIVAEGLRGGRLAFSTDIAAGVAHGEFLFIAVGTPPEEDGSADLRHVLAVADAIGQHLSDKRIVINKSTVPVGTAALVRERIHARLRERGLELSIPVVSNPEFLKEGAAVADFMKPDRIIVGTDDPEVAERMRSLYAPFNRNHNRLILMDAPSAELTKYAANVMLATKISLMNELAGLAERLGADIEAVRIGIGADPRIGYDFIYPGCGYGGSCFPKDVRALEHTARNVGFAVPLIAAVETVNNRQKRILEQKLQEALGKDALAGARIAIWGLAFKPNTDDMREAPSRVLMEGLWARGAQVRAYDPAAMAEARRLYGERADLTLCADPYEACDEADALVICTEWQIFRSPDFADIRRRLRRPIIVDGRNLYDPNSLRREGFSYHAIGRP encoded by the coding sequence ATGCGCGTGACGGTGATTGGCACGGGCTATGTTGGCCTGGTGACCGGCGCTTGCCTGGCACAGGTGGGCAATCGGGTCCTGTGCATCGATGTGGATGCCCAGAAAGTGGCGCATCTGCAGCAGGGTCAGGTACCGATCCATGAGCCGGACCTGCCGGAGATCGTTGCCGAGGGACTGCGCGGCGGACGTCTCGCCTTCAGCACCGACATCGCAGCGGGTGTGGCCCACGGTGAGTTCCTCTTCATTGCCGTCGGCACGCCGCCCGAGGAAGACGGTTCGGCGGATCTGCGGCACGTGTTGGCCGTAGCCGACGCCATTGGCCAGCACCTCTCGGACAAACGCATCGTCATCAACAAGTCCACGGTGCCCGTGGGGACCGCGGCGCTGGTCCGAGAGCGCATCCACGCGCGTTTGCGCGAGCGCGGTCTGGAGCTTTCCATACCGGTGGTGTCCAACCCGGAGTTTCTCAAGGAAGGAGCTGCCGTGGCCGACTTCATGAAGCCGGACCGGATCATCGTCGGCACGGACGATCCCGAAGTCGCCGAGCGCATGCGCAGCCTGTATGCGCCCTTCAATCGCAACCACAACCGTCTGATTCTGATGGACGCACCTTCGGCAGAGCTGACCAAATACGCGGCCAATGTCATGCTCGCCACCAAGATCTCCCTCATGAACGAGCTTGCGGGTCTGGCGGAGCGTCTGGGGGCGGATATCGAGGCGGTACGCATCGGCATCGGGGCCGACCCACGCATCGGCTACGACTTCATTTATCCCGGCTGCGGTTATGGCGGATCCTGTTTCCCCAAGGACGTGCGGGCCCTGGAGCATACCGCCCGGAATGTGGGTTTTGCCGTACCCCTCATCGCTGCCGTCGAGACCGTCAACAACCGCCAAAAACGGATTCTGGAGCAAAAACTCCAGGAGGCGCTGGGCAAGGATGCCCTTGCGGGGGCACGCATCGCTATCTGGGGTCTCGCTTTCAAACCCAATACGGACGACATGCGCGAGGCTCCCAGTCGCGTCTTGATGGAGGGGCTCTGGGCTCGAGGGGCGCAGGTCCGTGCCTACGATCCGGCGGCCATGGCCGAGGCGCGGCGGCTCTACGGTGAGCGCGCCGATTTGACCCTCTGTGCCGATCCGTACGAAGCCTGCGATGAGGCCGACGCGCTGGTCATCTGCACGGAGTGGCAAATCTTCCGTAGCCCCGATTTTGCCGATATCCGGCGCCGGCTGCGGCGACCCATCATCGTCGACGGGCGCAACCTCTACGATCCCAATAGCCTGCGCCGCGAGGGGTTCAGCTATCATGCCATTGGTCGCCCCTGA
- the rfaE1 gene encoding D-glycero-beta-D-manno-heptose-7-phosphate kinase, which yields MPLVAPDPLSLDGFAPRPVAVVGDVMLDRYWFGKVERISPEAPVPVVQVHREEARPGGAANVAVNVGALGAVARLLAAVGEDEAAQRLAELLHRAGVETDLLRDPALTTTVKLRVIGHQQQLLRMDFENRLVTHAATALLARADALLEGCGALLLSDYGKGSLAPVGDWIRRGRSRGLPVLVDPKGRDYAPYRGATLLTPNRSEFMAVVGPWQDEQDFLARGEQLRRSLDLDALLVTRGEEGMTLFTAAGPTHHPARAREVFDVTGAGDTVIATLATALAAGWPLEPAVDLANRAAGIVVGKLGAATVSVDELRAACAARLE from the coding sequence ATGCCATTGGTCGCCCCTGATCCGCTCTCCCTGGACGGTTTCGCGCCCCGCCCCGTGGCGGTGGTGGGCGACGTCATGCTCGACCGCTACTGGTTTGGCAAGGTCGAGCGCATTTCCCCCGAGGCTCCGGTACCCGTGGTCCAGGTGCATAGGGAGGAGGCCCGACCGGGCGGGGCTGCCAACGTGGCGGTCAACGTCGGTGCACTGGGGGCCGTGGCGCGCCTGCTGGCCGCCGTGGGCGAAGATGAAGCGGCCCAGCGTCTGGCCGAGCTCCTGCACCGGGCGGGTGTGGAAACCGATCTGCTGCGTGACCCGGCACTCACCACCACCGTCAAGCTCCGGGTCATCGGCCACCAGCAGCAGCTTTTGCGTATGGATTTCGAGAACAGGCTGGTCACCCATGCTGCCACCGCGTTGCTCGCACGCGCCGACGCACTGCTGGAGGGCTGCGGAGCCCTGCTGCTCTCGGATTACGGCAAGGGCAGTCTGGCGCCGGTGGGTGACTGGATCCGACGGGGGCGCAGTCGGGGACTGCCGGTGCTGGTGGATCCCAAGGGACGGGACTATGCGCCCTACCGTGGGGCTACCCTGTTGACACCCAACCGGTCGGAGTTCATGGCCGTGGTGGGACCGTGGCAGGACGAGCAGGATTTCCTGGCGCGCGGCGAGCAGCTGCGGCGCAGCCTTGACCTGGACGCGCTTTTGGTAACCCGTGGCGAAGAGGGGATGACCCTGTTTACCGCTGCCGGCCCCACCCACCACCCCGCCCGGGCGCGGGAGGTCTTTGACGTCACCGGTGCTGGCGACACGGTCATCGCGACATTGGCCACGGCCCTGGCCGCTGGCTGGCCCTTGGAGCCGGCTGTGGACCTTGCCAATCGCGCCGCCGGAATCGTCGTCGGCAAGCTCGGTGCGGCAACGGTGTCGGTGGATGAACTGCGTGCCGCCTGCGCGGCAAGGCTGGAGTGA
- a CDS encoding DUF4845 domain-containing protein has translation MKRGYGKQVIVSREGGMSLIGVIFWIVILAMVVALIVKVMPVYYENLSLQHIVQQQVQATTPEESLDRVRRDLNDRLAVAMIEIPQQDIFISRNGSSGPVQIRVDYEREVPLFANVSLLIHFDTRA, from the coding sequence ATGAAGAGAGGGTACGGTAAGCAGGTGATCGTGTCGCGCGAGGGCGGGATGTCCCTCATCGGGGTCATTTTCTGGATCGTGATCCTGGCCATGGTCGTCGCGCTGATCGTCAAGGTCATGCCCGTCTACTACGAGAATTTGTCTCTCCAGCATATCGTCCAGCAACAGGTGCAGGCGACCACGCCCGAGGAATCCCTGGATCGAGTTCGGCGCGACCTCAACGATCGCCTGGCCGTGGCCATGATCGAAATCCCACAGCAGGATATCTTCATCAGCCGCAACGGTAGCTCCGGACCGGTGCAGATCCGGGTCGACTATGAGCGTGAAGTGCCGCTTTTTGCCAATGTGAGCCTGCTCATTCACTTCGATACCCGAGCTTGA